Part of the Catalinimonas alkaloidigena genome is shown below.
AAGGTCATGAGAAATCGTGCCTGTACCTACTTCTCCTAGTCGGTATAGTTTGGAGAGATTTTCTACTTTTATAGCTGCTTTTTTCATCTTGAAGTTTATGCTTTTAACTCTAAATACATGAATGACACCTACTTTAAACAGTATCCATAAAGGTCTTCTCAGTCTTGTTAAAAATGATAATCCCTGCAATAAGCAATACTAAAGTGAAGATTAGGCTATAACCTAACTGAGCCAAGTTGAAACTCCCAGCACCTAGCAAAGCATAACGAAAACCTTCAATAATGGGAGTCATAGGGTTAGCAGTAATAAGAAATTTATATTTTTCAGGAATAGTAGATACAGGATAGATAACCGGTGTCGCATACATTAACAACTGTACCCCAAACTGTATTAGAAAGTTTAAGTCCCTATATTTAGAAGTTAAAGAGGTGAAAATTATCCCACATCCTAAACTGAGCCCTGCCATCAGAAGAATAAGTGCTGGTAAATAAACTAAATATGCTGTAGGCATGATATCATATCCCTGGATAATGAAATACAGATATACTATCAAAAAGAAGCCAAACTGTATTCCGAACTTAATTAGCCCGGAAACAATTTTTGATATCGGCATGATAATACGGGGAAAGTACACCTTTCCGAATATGGATTCATTTTCTTTAAAGGTCTTGGAAGTCAAGGTAAAAGTTTCGGAGAAATAATTCCATAATACAATACCCGACAGATAAAACAGTATCTGAGGAAGACCGTCAGTAGATATCTTAGCGATTCTTCCAAATACCAAAACATAAATAGCCGTCATCATGATGGGTTGCACAATATACCATATCGGCCCCAATACAGTTTGTTTATACACTGTGACTACATCGCGCCTGACAAACATGCTTAGCAAATCACGATAACGCCACACTTCACCCAATTGAAAATCCAATAAGCTAGCCTTAGGTTTGATAACAGTATCCCACTGTTCTTCTTTATGCATCGTACTTATCATTGTTATATATTTATTCCCAGAAACTTCTTTTTCTTATTACCATAGCTGTAATAATACTGATCATACCCATAGCGAGATTCTTTGGCGGGAACCCCATTATACAGTATCACCGCATTGCTAAGATTCTTTTCTCCCATCAGTTCGTTGAAGAGTTGCATTGAACTTCTAGGGGTATAGCCATGCTTTACTACAAATAAAGTTAGATCTGCCTGACGGCTAATTTCTAAGGCATCTGAGAAAATACCCATGGGTGCTGTATCTAAAATAATATAATCAAAATCCTCATTTTTCAGGTCTAACAGCAATGATTCCATCCTGTAATTGATTAGTAATTCTGAAGGATTAGGCGGCAACGCACCTGAATTAATCACCTTAAGATTGGCAAGGTCTGAAGTATTGACTACTTCTTTGTAGGTAGCAAAACCTGCCAGGTATTCACTTAAGCCCTTAGGATTCTGATAATATTCCTGATGCGCATCTGGTTTTCTCAAATCTGCATTGATAAGCATGACTTTATGGTTTGCCAGTGCCAGTATATATGCTAAATGCTGTGAGCAATATGTTTTACCTTCCCCACTCACGCATGATGAAATTGTAATCACCTTGCCTTTATTACTACCTATCAAATAATTCAAATTCGACCTCAAGGTACGAAAAGCCTCTGCCGTAGCTGTATCAGGCTTTATATCTGAAAGCCTTCTATATTTTTCTTTGTAATTGGGTATTGAACTAACGATGGGGAAGGATGAATTAAGCAGGATATCCTCCTTAGAGGTCACTTTAGTGTTTAAAACTATAAAGAGATACATCAAGCCTAGCGGAGCAATAGCTCCTAATAGTAATGCTAAAAGGTAATTTTTCCTACTATTTGGAGATACCTGGGGACCTGCTACTGTGGCACCATTCACCATACGATAATCTGAGGCATTACCCGCCAGTTTGATGGACTCTTCCATCTTTTTCTCCATCAATAGCATGTAAAGATTTTCACTAAGTCCATAGTTGCGCTGGATACTGATCAATTCTCTTTGTGCTTCCGGTACTTTTTGTAATGAAGCATACAATTTACTTAGTCGTTGATCAATATTCTGAATGGTAACATCATTCGCTCCTCTTAGATTTTCCACATTGGCCATAATGTTGACTTTCAGTTCCTCAATTGATTGTTCTTTTTCAATCAAAATGGGGTTTTTATAGCGTTTTTCAGAAGCTATAGTATTTACTTCTATTTGTGTACTTACTAATTCAGATACGAACTCATTTAATATAGGGTCGTCAATACCCATAGTTGCAGGAATCACTACCTGATCTATAGCTTGTTCATTTTTCAACGTTTTAATCAGGTAATCATAATACTGATTAACCATTAGCACTTCAGCTTTACGCTCTTCCAACGTTTGCACTTTACTATAAATCTGGGCTGTTTCAGCATCCAGGTCTATACTATTATTTTCATCTTTAAAATTAACCAAACGAGATTCTATCTCTTGCAGCGTATCTTTATTGAAATTAAGCTGCTGGTCAATAAAATTGATAGCTTTTTGGTGGTTAAGATTCTTTTCATGCAAATTGATATCACTAACATTCTTCATGTAAGCATTTAAAAAAGCTATTTCTTTCTCAGGATTACTACCCAACAGGGAGATTTCCAAAATAGAAGAGTTAGACACCAATGGATGAACCTGAAGCTTTGCCATGTATTGTCTGGTCAGCGCATCAGCAGTAGCTACTTCAAATGCTAAAATATCCTGAGTTGACAGGCTCTGTTTAGCAGTAATTGTAAAAACGAAACCATTAATATTTTGCTGCTGTCCAAATACACCTTGACTTACATTTTCCTGACCAAAATACAATTCATAGTTCTTTTGATCTATAACGTTTACACGTATCCTTTTACCATACGGAATATTTTCAGATTTAAGCTGGTCAACCGTTAATTGGATAGGGCTATTGCCATATAGTTCAGTTGTTTTAACTACCCCTTCTCTAAAATAAGCTACTTCAAAATCCAGATCAGCAATTGTTGCTGCCACATACTGATATGACTTAAGGAGTACCGTTTCATTAGTCAAATTGATATTATTGTTTGAGCTATTCTCAAAAATCAAGTCAGCATAGGTCATACTTTTTTGAGGATCTTTTACCATTAAGCTTGCTTTTACTCTATAAGTAGGTGTGCTATATCTGTTAATGGCATAAGCTGTAAGCAAGGTGAGTATTACGGACCCCAAAATCAAATACCAGCGGTTTTTGACGAGTCTGAGTAACTTTTGCTGAATGAGTTTATTATCTTCTTGTTGCATAACTTATAGCATTACATTAATAACCTAATAAGCACAGCAATACCTCCTACTGCTCCCAGAACAGAAGATATTACAAACAACTGATTTTCTCTGAAGGAACGGGCCGGTAAAGGGTCCACGACTAAAATGTCCTCCGACTGAAGCTGGTACAGCTCAGTATTGATCAACTCATCATCTAACAGATCTACCCGATGCACCGTAAGCACTCCCTGATCTTTACGCATCAACCTGACATTAGAGCGATCTGCATAAGTGGAAAGGTCCCCGGCATGGGCGATGGCTTCCATAATATTCATTTCCCTTCCTATGATCACATACCTTCCAGGGTTATTAGCTTCGCCAAGTACTGAGAATATAAAAGGTGTCTGGAGCGTAATTCTTACTAAAGGACTTTTAAGATAATCTTCCAGTAAATCGCTGATTGTATCCTGGGCTTCCTGTATGGTATATCCAGCTACTTTTACTTTTCCAATGGCCGGCAGTTCTACCATACCTTCCCGGTCTATGACAAATTGATTGTTGCTTTTCCCCTCTCCCCCTTCTCCTTCTGGAGGTCCACTGAAAAAGTTAAACTGTCCGGGAGTAAGGCTGAATATATTAAGTGAGATGACATCTTTAGGCTTTAGTGCATACTCCTTGTCCTCATAGGTGAAGGTTTTCTCCGGCATGGCTACCTGACTGGGCTGTAGATAGATCAGCTTCTCACGGGGCACACATCCTCCGATAAGGTAAATGCATACAATAAACAGTAAGGCAGTTTGTATTTGCTTCACTTTATAATTGTCTAAGGTTTAGGACAAAATTTAAATGCTGGATCACCGTAGCCACCTTAACTTTCTCAAGCGCTAAAAAGCTTAATAACCAGCATTCTTATTTACTCAGTTCAATATTATAACTTACAAATTGTCTTTAGTTGACATTGTGTCACTTTAAGTTACATAAGCAAGTTTTCAATTTCTCCGTCTGATGATATCTTCTTTTTTCAGGACTTTAAAAATATAACGAAATACATAATATAACTTTAGCGCTATTGATGTATGATTTACATATTCAAAGTAAAAGTTAAATAAAAATAAATATTAAAATATTTAAATAAATACCAGGTAAA
Proteins encoded:
- a CDS encoding ABC transporter permease: MHKEEQWDTVIKPKASLLDFQLGEVWRYRDLLSMFVRRDVVTVYKQTVLGPIWYIVQPIMMTAIYVLVFGRIAKISTDGLPQILFYLSGIVLWNYFSETFTLTSKTFKENESIFGKVYFPRIIMPISKIVSGLIKFGIQFGFFLIVYLYFIIQGYDIMPTAYLVYLPALILLMAGLSLGCGIIFTSLTSKYRDLNFLIQFGVQLLMYATPVIYPVSTIPEKYKFLITANPMTPIIEGFRYALLGAGSFNLAQLGYSLIFTLVLLIAGIIIFNKTEKTFMDTV
- a CDS encoding polysaccharide biosynthesis/export family protein translates to MKQIQTALLFIVCIYLIGGCVPREKLIYLQPSQVAMPEKTFTYEDKEYALKPKDVISLNIFSLTPGQFNFFSGPPEGEGGEGKSNNQFVIDREGMVELPAIGKVKVAGYTIQEAQDTISDLLEDYLKSPLVRITLQTPFIFSVLGEANNPGRYVIIGREMNIMEAIAHAGDLSTYADRSNVRLMRKDQGVLTVHRVDLLDDELINTELYQLQSEDILVVDPLPARSFRENQLFVISSVLGAVGGIAVLIRLLM
- a CDS encoding tyrosine-protein kinase family protein, yielding MQQEDNKLIQQKLLRLVKNRWYLILGSVILTLLTAYAINRYSTPTYRVKASLMVKDPQKSMTYADLIFENSSNNNINLTNETVLLKSYQYVAATIADLDFEVAYFREGVVKTTELYGNSPIQLTVDQLKSENIPYGKRIRVNVIDQKNYELYFGQENVSQGVFGQQQNINGFVFTITAKQSLSTQDILAFEVATADALTRQYMAKLQVHPLVSNSSILEISLLGSNPEKEIAFLNAYMKNVSDINLHEKNLNHQKAINFIDQQLNFNKDTLQEIESRLVNFKDENNSIDLDAETAQIYSKVQTLEERKAEVLMVNQYYDYLIKTLKNEQAIDQVVIPATMGIDDPILNEFVSELVSTQIEVNTIASEKRYKNPILIEKEQSIEELKVNIMANVENLRGANDVTIQNIDQRLSKLYASLQKVPEAQRELISIQRNYGLSENLYMLLMEKKMEESIKLAGNASDYRMVNGATVAGPQVSPNSRKNYLLALLLGAIAPLGLMYLFIVLNTKVTSKEDILLNSSFPIVSSIPNYKEKYRRLSDIKPDTATAEAFRTLRSNLNYLIGSNKGKVITISSCVSGEGKTYCSQHLAYILALANHKVMLINADLRKPDAHQEYYQNPKGLSEYLAGFATYKEVVNTSDLANLKVINSGALPPNPSELLINYRMESLLLDLKNEDFDYIILDTAPMGIFSDALEISRQADLTLFVVKHGYTPRSSMQLFNELMGEKNLSNAVILYNGVPAKESRYGYDQYYYSYGNKKKKFLGINI